One window of the Eschrichtius robustus isolate mEscRob2 chromosome X, mEscRob2.pri, whole genome shotgun sequence genome contains the following:
- the DKC1 gene encoding H/ACA ribonucleoprotein complex subunit DKC1 produces MADAEVLILPKKHKKKKERKSLAEEDVAEIQHAEEFLIKPESKVAQLDTSQWPLLLKNFDKLNVRTTHYTPLPCGSNPLKREIGDYIRTGFINLDKPSNPSSHEVVAWIRRILRVEKTGHSGTLDPKVTGCLIVCIERATRLVKSQQSAGKEYVGIVRLHNAIEGGTQLSRALETLTGALFQRPPLIAAVKRQLRVRTIYESKMIEYDPERRLGIFWVSCEAGTYIRTLCVHLGLLLGVGGQMQELRRVRSGVMSEKDHMVTMHDVLDAQWLYDNHKDESYLRRVVYPLEKLLTSHKRLVMKDSAVNAICYGAKIMLPGVLRYEDGIEVNQEIVVITTKGEAICMAVALMTTAVISTCDHGIVAKIKRVIMERDTYPRKWGLGPKASQKRLMIKQGLLDKHGKPTDSTPAAWTQEYVDYSDSARKDVKAPQVVAEAVKAPKRKRESESDETSPVAPQLVKKEKKKKKDKKARAALESADEPGDGDSDTTKKKKKKKKIKVEIFSE; encoded by the exons ATGGCGGACGCGGAAG tacttattTTACCGAAGAAacataagaagaaaaaggagCGGAAATCCTTAGCAGAAGAAGATGTAGCA GAAATACAACACGCTGAAGAATTTCTCATCAAACCTGAATCCAAAGTGGCTCAGTTGGACACATCTCAGTGGCCCCTGTTGCTAAAG AATTTTGATAAGCTAAATGTAAGGACAACACATTATACACCTCTTCCTTGTGGTTCAAATCCTCTGAAGAGGGAGATTGGGGACTATATCAG GACAGGTTTCATTAATCTTGACAAGCCTTCCAACCCCTCTTCCCATGAGGTGGTAGCCTGGATCCGGCGAATACTCCGGGTAGAGAAGACAGGACACAGTGGTACCCTGGATCCCAAGGTGACTGGTTGTTTAATAGTGTGCATTGAACGGGCCACTCGCTTGGTGAAGTCCCAGCAGAGCGCAG GCAAAGAGTATGTGGGAATTGTCCGGCTGCACAATGCTATCGAAGGGGGGACTCAGCTTTCTAGG GCCCTAGAGACCTTGACGGGTGCCTTATTCCAGCGACCCCCGCTCATCGCTGCAGTAAAGAGGCAACTCCGAGTGCGGACCATCTACGAGAGCAAGATGATTGAGTATGATCCTGAAAGGAGATTAG GAATCTTCTGGGTGAGTTGTGAGGCCGGCACTTACATTCGGACGCTGTGTGTACACCTTGGTTTGTTACTGGGAGTTGGTGGTCAGATGCAGGAACTCCGGCGGGTTCGTTCCGGAGTCATGAGTGAAAAG GACCACATGGTGACGATGCACGACGTGCTGGACGCCCAGTGGCTGTACGACAACCACAAGGATGAGAGTTACCTGCGGCGAGTTGTTTACCCTTTGGAAAAGCTGTTGACATCTCATAAACGGCTGGTCATGAAAGACAGTGCA GTGAACGCCATCTGCTACGGGGCGAAGATCATGCTCCCGGGCGTCCTCCGATACGAGGACGGCATTGAAGTCAATCAGGAAATTGTGGTCATCACCACCAAAGGGGAAGCCATCTGCATGG CTGTTGCATTAATGACCACGGCAGTGATCTCCACCTGTGACCATGGTATCGTAGCCAAGATCAAGAGAGTGATCATGGAGAGAGACACTTACCCTCGGAAGTGGGGTTTAGGTCCAAAA GCAAGTCAGAAGAGGCTGATGATCAAGCAGGGCCTTTTGGACAAGCACGGCAAGCCCACGGACAGCACGCCTGCCGCCTGGACACAGGAGTATGTGGACTACAG CGATTCTGCCAGGAAAGACGTCAAAGCGCCCCAGGTAGTTGCCGAAGCAGTCAAAGCCCCAAAG CGGAAGCGAGAGAGTGAAAGTGATGAAACCTCTCCAGTGGCTCCCCAGTTggtcaagaaggaaaagaagaagaagaaagacaagaAGGCCAGAGCTGCTCTGGAGAGTGCGGACGAGCCGGGAGATGGG GACAGTGACACCacgaaaaagaagaagaagaagaagaaaataaaagtggaaaTCTTTTCTGAGTAG
- the MPP1 gene encoding 55 kDa erythrocyte membrane protein isoform X2 — protein MTLKASEGESGGAMRTALSDLYLEHLLQKRSRPETVSPQLSAVSEDMYTNGPAAPGSPARAQGQEARKVRLIQFEKVTEEPMGITLKLNEKQSCTVARILHGGMIHRQGSLHVGDEILEINGTNVTNHSVDQLQKAMKETKGMISLKVIPNQQNRLPALQMFMRAQFDYDPKKDNLIPCKEAGLKFVTGDIIQIINKDDSNWWQGRVEGSSRESAGLIPSPELQEWRVASGAQSAPSEAPSCSPFGKKKKYKDKYLAKHSANTTRPAKKSEEDGKEYHFISTEEMTQSISANEFLEFGSYQGNMFGTKFETVHQIHKQDKVAILDIEPQTLKIVRTAELSPFIVFIAPTDQGTQTEALQQLQKDSEAIRSQYAHYFDLSLVNNSVDETLKKLQEAFDRACSSPQWVPVSWVY, from the exons ACTGTGTCACCCCAGCTGAGCGCCGTGTCGGAGGACATGTACACCAACGGGCCCGCCGCCCCGGGGAGCCCCGCCCGGGCCCAGGGCCAGGAGGCTCGGAAGGTGCGGCTCATCCAGTTCGAGAAGGTCACCGAGGAGCCCATG GGAATCACGCTGAAGCTGAATGAGAAGCAGTCCTGCACTGTGGCCAGAATCCTCCACGGCGGCATGATTCACAGACAAG GCTCCCTTCACGTCGGAGATGAGATCCTGGAAATCAACGGCACAAACGTGACTAATCACTCAGTAGATCAGCTGCAGAAGGCAATG aaagAAACCAAAGGAATGATCTCATTAAAAGTAATTCCCAACCAGCAAAATCGGCTTCCTGCACTGCAG ATGTTCATGAGAGCACAGTTTGACTATGATCCCAAAAAGGACAACCTGATCCCTTGCAAGGAGGCGGGGCTGAAGTTCGTCACCGGGGACATCATCCAGATCATCAACAAGGATGACAGCAACTGGTGGCAGGGACGGGTGGAAGGCTCCTCCCGGGAGTCAGCGGGCCTCATCCCCTCCCCCGAGCTGCAGGAGTG GCGAGTGGCGAGCGGGGCTCAGTCTGCCCCGAGTGAGGCTCCGAGCTGCAGTCCCTTCgggaagaagaaaaagtacaAAGACAAGTACCTGGCCAAGCACAGCGCAA ATACGACACGGCCGGCCAAGAAGAGTGAAGAAGACGGGAAGGAGTACCACTTCATCTCCACAGAGGAGATGACACAGAGCATCTCTGCCAACGAGTTCTTGGAGTTTGGCAGCTACCAGGGCAACATGTTTGGCACCAAATTTGAAACAGTGCACCAGATTCACAAGCAGGACAAGGTCGCCATCCTTGACATTGAGCCCCAG ACCCTGAAGATTGTTCGGACGGCAGAACTTTCACCCTTCATTGTGTTCATCGCACCCACTGACCAGGGCACTCAG ACAGAAGCCCTGCAGCAGCTGCAGAAGGACTCCGAGGCCATCCGCAGCCAGTATGCTCACTACTTTGACCTCTCACTGGTCAATAACAGCGTCGATGAAACCCTTAAGAAACTGCAAGAAGCCTTTGACCGGGCATGCAGTTCTCCGCAGTGGGTGCCTGTCTCCTGGGTTTACTAA
- the MPP1 gene encoding 55 kDa erythrocyte membrane protein isoform X1, giving the protein MTLKASEGESGGAMRTALSDLYLEHLLQKRSRPETVSPQLSAVSEDMYTNGPAAPGSPARAQGQEARKVRLIQFEKVTEEPMGITLKLNEKQSCTVARILHGGMIHRQGSLHVGDEILEINGTNVTNHSVDQLQKAMKETKGMISLKVIPNQQNRLPALQMFMRAQFDYDPKKDNLIPCKEAGLKFVTGDIIQIINKDDSNWWQGRVEGSSRESAGLIPSPELQEWRVASGAQSAPSEAPSCSPFGKKKKYKDKYLAKHSAIFDQLDVVSYEEVVRLPAFKRKTLVLIGASGVGRSHIKSALLSQSPDKFAYPAPYTTRPAKKSEEDGKEYHFISTEEMTQSISANEFLEFGSYQGNMFGTKFETVHQIHKQDKVAILDIEPQTLKIVRTAELSPFIVFIAPTDQGTQTEALQQLQKDSEAIRSQYAHYFDLSLVNNSVDETLKKLQEAFDRACSSPQWVPVSWVY; this is encoded by the exons ACTGTGTCACCCCAGCTGAGCGCCGTGTCGGAGGACATGTACACCAACGGGCCCGCCGCCCCGGGGAGCCCCGCCCGGGCCCAGGGCCAGGAGGCTCGGAAGGTGCGGCTCATCCAGTTCGAGAAGGTCACCGAGGAGCCCATG GGAATCACGCTGAAGCTGAATGAGAAGCAGTCCTGCACTGTGGCCAGAATCCTCCACGGCGGCATGATTCACAGACAAG GCTCCCTTCACGTCGGAGATGAGATCCTGGAAATCAACGGCACAAACGTGACTAATCACTCAGTAGATCAGCTGCAGAAGGCAATG aaagAAACCAAAGGAATGATCTCATTAAAAGTAATTCCCAACCAGCAAAATCGGCTTCCTGCACTGCAG ATGTTCATGAGAGCACAGTTTGACTATGATCCCAAAAAGGACAACCTGATCCCTTGCAAGGAGGCGGGGCTGAAGTTCGTCACCGGGGACATCATCCAGATCATCAACAAGGATGACAGCAACTGGTGGCAGGGACGGGTGGAAGGCTCCTCCCGGGAGTCAGCGGGCCTCATCCCCTCCCCCGAGCTGCAGGAGTG GCGAGTGGCGAGCGGGGCTCAGTCTGCCCCGAGTGAGGCTCCGAGCTGCAGTCCCTTCgggaagaagaaaaagtacaAAGACAAGTACCTGGCCAAGCACAGCGCAA ttTTTGATCAGTTGGATGTTGTTTCTTACGAGGAAGTCGTTCGGCTCCCTGCGTTCAAGAGGAAGACCCTGGTGCTCATCG GAGCCAGCGGGGTGGGCCGCAGCCACATCAAGAGCGCCCTGCTCAGCCAGAGCCCGGACAAGTTCGCGTACCCCGCCCCGT ATACGACACGGCCGGCCAAGAAGAGTGAAGAAGACGGGAAGGAGTACCACTTCATCTCCACAGAGGAGATGACACAGAGCATCTCTGCCAACGAGTTCTTGGAGTTTGGCAGCTACCAGGGCAACATGTTTGGCACCAAATTTGAAACAGTGCACCAGATTCACAAGCAGGACAAGGTCGCCATCCTTGACATTGAGCCCCAG ACCCTGAAGATTGTTCGGACGGCAGAACTTTCACCCTTCATTGTGTTCATCGCACCCACTGACCAGGGCACTCAG ACAGAAGCCCTGCAGCAGCTGCAGAAGGACTCCGAGGCCATCCGCAGCCAGTATGCTCACTACTTTGACCTCTCACTGGTCAATAACAGCGTCGATGAAACCCTTAAGAAACTGCAAGAAGCCTTTGACCGGGCATGCAGTTCTCCGCAGTGGGTGCCTGTCTCCTGGGTTTACTAA